Part of the Burkholderiales bacterium genome is shown below.
AGGGGCGACCTCTGCGGGTGAAGGCCGGGTTCGATCCCACCGCGCCGGATCTGCATCTCGGGCACACGGTATTGCTCAACAAGCTGCGCCAGTTGCAGGACCTGGGGCACGAGGCCATCTTCCTTATCGGCGATTTCACGGGCATGATCGGCGACCCCAGCGGGCGCAATGCCACCCGTCCACCGCTGTCCCGGGATCAGGTGCTGGAAAACGCGCGCACCTATGAGCGGCAGATTTTCAAGATTCTCGACCCGGAAAAGACCCTGGTGGTGTTCAACTCCAGCTGGATGGGCGAAATGCGGGCGGCGGACATGGTCGCCCTGGCCTCCTCCTACACCGTGGCCCGCATGCTGGAGCGGGAGGATTTCCACAAACGCTACAGCGCCGGCCAACCCATTGCGCTGCACGAGTTTCTCTATCCCCTGATCCAGGGCTACGATTCGGTGGCCCTGCGTGCCGACATGGAGCTCGGGGGAACGGACCAGAAATTCAACCTCCTCGTGGGGCGGGAGCTGCAGAAACACTACGGCCAGCCGCCGCAGGTGGTTCTCACCATGCCCATCCTGGAAGGGCTGGATGGCGTGCAGAAGATGTCGAAGTCCCTCAACAACTACATCGGCATCGACGAGCCGCCGGGGGAAATGTTCGGCAAGCTCATGTCCATCTCGGACGAGCTCATGTGGCGCTACATCGAGCTCCTCTCCTTCGAGCCCCTGTCCGTCATCGAGCAGTGGAAAAGGGAAGTGGCCGAAGGGCGCAACCCGCGCGACATCAAAGTGCGGTTTGCGCAGGAGATCGTTGCCCGCTTCCACGACCGCGCCGCGGCGGCGAAGGCGCTGGCCGATTTTGAGGCACGCTTCCGCCACCACGCCCTGCCGGAGGACATGCCGGAAGTGACCGTCCCCGCGGGGGACATCGCCCACGTCCTCAAACAGGCGGGGCTGACCGCCAGCACCTCGGAAGCCCTGCGCATGATCGAGCAGGGCGGGGTGCGGGTGAACGGGGAGAAAGTGAGCGACAAAAAGCTCGCCCTGCCGGCTGGCGAGCGGCTGGTCATTCAGGTGGGCAAACGCCGTTTCGCCCGCGTCACGCTGGTCTGACCCTCAGCGCCACTCCCAAC
Proteins encoded:
- the tyrS gene encoding tyrosine--tRNA ligase, with the protein product MTNIQGSGVPIEEALRIIKRGCHELLLEEELKAKLGEGRPLRVKAGFDPTAPDLHLGHTVLLNKLRQLQDLGHEAIFLIGDFTGMIGDPSGRNATRPPLSRDQVLENARTYERQIFKILDPEKTLVVFNSSWMGEMRAADMVALASSYTVARMLEREDFHKRYSAGQPIALHEFLYPLIQGYDSVALRADMELGGTDQKFNLLVGRELQKHYGQPPQVVLTMPILEGLDGVQKMSKSLNNYIGIDEPPGEMFGKLMSISDELMWRYIELLSFEPLSVIEQWKREVAEGRNPRDIKVRFAQEIVARFHDRAAAAKALADFEARFRHHALPEDMPEVTVPAGDIAHVLKQAGLTASTSEALRMIEQGGVRVNGEKVSDKKLALPAGERLVIQVGKRRFARVTLV